A stretch of the Aegilops tauschii subsp. strangulata cultivar AL8/78 chromosome 4, Aet v6.0, whole genome shotgun sequence genome encodes the following:
- the LOC109746505 gene encoding probable leucine-rich repeat receptor-like protein kinase IMK3, with translation MPPPPLARAARRGLLLLLVLHCCWGTLLSTASAAHVHAAGDGVIISQADYQGLQAIKHDLSDPYGFLRSWNDTGIGACSGHWAGIKCVNGSVVAITLPWRGLGGRLSNRVGQLTALRRLSIHDNAIAGAIPAALGFLPDLRGLYLFNNRFSGAVPPEIGRCVALQSLDASNNRLTGLLPASLANSTKLIRLNLSRNSISGEIPAQVAASQSLLFLDLSYNRLSGRIPDAFAGGSKAPSSASSDERKLEAIIGTYQLVFLSLAHNTLDGPVPESLAGLTKLQDLNLSGNSLNGSIPDNLGSLHDLKTLDLSGNALAGEIPESLVNLTTTLQSFNVSYNNLSGAVPASLLQKFGPPSFAGNILLCGYSASSPPCPLSPSPAPASPGQEPTGPRGGRTKKELILIIGGIVLGILILLSLCCLLLCCLIRKKRSSGSTGARSGKQSSSKEAGAGAGAAAPAAGRGEKPGTSEAESGGDVGGKLVHFDGPLAFTADDLLCATAEIMGKSTYGTVYKATLEDGSLVAVKRLREKITKGHKEFEAEAAALGKIRHPNLLPLRAYYLGPKGEKLLVFDYMPNGSLSAFLHARAPNTPVEWATRMTIAKGTARGMAYLHDDASIVHGNLTASNVLLDDGSSPKIADIGLSRLMTAAANSNVLAAAGALGYRAPELSKLKKASAKTDIYSLGVIILELLTGRSPADTTNGMDLPQWVSSIVKEEWTSEVFDVELMRDATTGPDGDELMDTLKLALQCVDPSPSARPEAREVLRQLEQIRPGQEGPGDEAHVASASNE, from the exons atgccgccgccgccgctggcccGGGCCGCTCGGCGCGGGttactcctcctcctcgtcctgcATTGCTGCTGGGGCACCCTCCTCTCCACGGCCAGCGCCGCCCACGTCCACGCGGCGGGCGACGGCGTCATCATCAGCCAGGCCGACTACCAGGGCCTGCAGGCCATCAAGCACGACCTCTCCGACCCCTACGGCTTCCTCCGCTCCTGGAACGACACCGGCATCGGCGCCTGCTCCGGCCACTGGGCCGGCATCAAGTGCGTCAACGGCAGCGTCGTCGCCATCACGCTCCCCTGGCGCGGCCTCGGCGGCCGCCTCTCCAACCGCGTCGGCCAGCTCACGGCCCTCCGCCGCCTCAGCATCCACGACAACGCCATCGCCGGCGCCATCCCCGCCGCCCTCGGCTTCCTCCCCGACCTCCGCGGCCTCTACCTGTTCAACAACCGCTTCTCCGGCGCCGTCCCGCCGGAGATCGGCCGCTGCGTCGCGCTGCAGTCCTTGGACGCCAGCAACAACCGCCTCACCGGCCTCCTCCCGGCCTCGCTGGCCAACTCCACCAAGCTCATCCGCCTCAACCTCAGCCGCAACTCCATCTCCGGCGAGATCCCGGCCCAGGTCGCGGCCTCGCAGTCCCTCCTCTTCCTCGACCTGTCCTACAACAGGCTCTCCGGCCGCATCCCTGATGCCTTCGCGGGCGGCTCCAAGGCGCCGTCGTCGGCCTCCTCCGACGAGCGGAAATTAGAAGCCATCATCGGGACGTACCAGCtcgtcttcctcagcctcgcgCACAACACGCTCGACGGGCCGGTGCCGGAGTCGCTCGCGGGGCTCACCAAGCTGCAGGACCTCAACCTCTCCGGCAACAGCCTCAACGGCTCCATTCCCGACAACCTCGGCTCGCTTCACGACCTCAAGACGCTCGACCTCTCCGGGAACGCGCTCGCCGGAGAGATCCCAGAGAGCCTCGTCAACCTCACCACCACGCTCCAGTCCTTCAACGTCTCCTACAACAACCTCTCCGGCGCCGTGCCGGCCTCGCTCCTACAGAAGTTTGGGCCCCCATCCTTCGCAGGAAACATCCTGCTCTGCGGCTACTCTGCTTCTTCGCCGCCCTGCCCGCTATCGCCGTCCCCCGCGCCGGCATCACCCGGGCAAGAGCCCACCGGACCCCGCGGCGGCCGTACAAAGAAGGAGCTCATACTGATCATAGGGGGGATCGTGCTCGGCATCCTCATCTTGCTGTCCCTCTGCTGTCTCCTGCTCTGTTGTTTGATAAGGAAGAAGAGGTCGAGCGGTAGCACTGGAGCACGGAGCGGGAAGCAGTCGTCGAGCAAGGAAGCCGGTGCCGGTGCCGGTGCCGCCGCACCGGCGGCCGGGAGAGGCGAGAAGCCAGGGACGTCAGAGGCGGAATCCGGCGGCGACGTGGGCGGCAAGCTGGTGCATTTCGACGGGCCGCTGGCGTTCACCGCCGACGACCTGCTGTGCGCGACGGCGGAGATTATGGGGAAGAGCACGTACGGGACGGTGTACAAGGCGACGCTGGAGGACGGCAGCCTGGTGGCCGTGAAGCGGCTGAGGGAGAAGATCACCAAGGGCCACAAGGAGTTcgaggccgaggcggcggcgctcggcaAGATCCGGCATCCCAACCTGCTGCCGCTCAGGGCATACTACCTCGGCCCCAAGGGGGAGAAGCTTCTCGTCTTCGACTACATGCCCAATGGCAGCCTCTCCGCCTTCTTGCACG CTCGCGCGCCGAACACGCCGGTGGAGTGGGCGACGCGGATGACGATCGCCAAGGGCACGGCACGCGGCATGGCCTACCTCCACGACGACGCGAGCATCGTCCACGGCAACCTCACGGCCAGCAATGTCCTTCTCGACGACGGGTCCAGCCCCAAGATCGCCGACATCGGGCTGTCGCGCCTCATGACGGCCGCCGCCAACTCCAATGTGCTCGCCGCCGCGGGCGCCCTGGGCTACCGCGCGCCGGAGCTGTCCAAGCTCAAGAAGGCGAGCGCCAAGACCGACATCTACAGCCTCGGCGTCATCATCCTCGAGCTCCTCACCGGCAGGTCGCCCGCGGACACGACCAACGGCATGGACCTGCCGCAGTGGGTGAGCTCCATTGTGAAGGAAGAATGGACGAGCGAGGTGTTCGACGTCGAGCTGATGCGGGACGCGACCACCGGGCCGGACGGGGACGAGCTCATGGACACGCTCAAGCTCGCGCTGCAGTGCGTCGACCCATCGCCGTCGGCCCGGCCCGAGGCACGGGAGGTGCTGCGGCAGCTTGAGCAGATCCGGCCTGGACAGGAGGGACCCGGCGACGAAGCTCACGTGGCTTCTGCGAGCAATGAGTAG